AGATAGCCATACATGGCGTTGATGATGATCTTGAACGACGATTGCATGGCATCGAAGTTGTAGGCAACCGATCGATTGCCAGCGGCGCTTTCCTCATGCGCACGTTTCTTGGCAGCGAAGCGCAAATCCCTGAGATCCTTGAGAATGGTCGGAAATGCCTTGAGCGTATCGGTTTTCGGGCAGACTCCGAACGAGAGCATGATTGAGGGATAGAGCGATTCGACGTCGGCATAGACGATCGGGCCAAGAATGCCCTTGACGAAAACCTCGGTAAAGCCACCAGTATGCTGCTGGCCGATCGATGGCCTCGGGATGGAGACTTTCCGGCGAAGGTATTCGCGAATCATGACCGATTCGATCTTGGCTGCCGGACCAAGCCTCGACGTGTTGGCATAGGTGTAGGGCACCATGCTCGTCATGCAGAAATTGGTGCCCGAGAGCAGGGCGGCGATTTCACGGGTTTCACGGACATCGTCGAGAGCGTAGGCCAGCAGGGTTTCGGGATTGTTGTCCCATGTGGATGCAATATCCTTGTAGCTGACGTAGGTTCTGTTCGGTGAGGCGAAGCCGAAAAATTTGGCCACGGCCTTCAGTCCGTAACTTGGAAGCACCCGTTTGGAGGTGTCGTAGTTCTGGACGAGAAAGTAGGTGTCGATGACGTGCCTTCCCGGAATGTCGAAAAAGTGGAAATCAGCGGTGCGTTCCGCGAAACGGATCGATGACGGATAGGAGCGCGGCATCTGACCATCGCGTCCTATGGCGAATCGCACGCCGTTCAGTTCGCAACGGCGCTGCAGATAGGGCAAATCAAAGCCGAAAATGTTGTGTCCCTCGATCACATCGGGGTCTTTCTGGCGAATGATACAGACCAGCTCTTCGAGCAGCGCTTTTTCGCTTCTGCCTTTCGAATGAATGACATGCTCCCATGAGCGGTTGTCGCTGAGAGAGACGATGATGACCGGGTCCTCGCCAATTCCTTTTCTGTTACCATCATTTCTTTCTGGGCGGAAGTAGGTTTCGATATCGAGCTGCAAACGGTACAGGTCGTCGAAAAGCATCCCTTTGAAGAGCGTCTTGCCGGTCTGCATGAGAAACTGCGTGATGGCATCACCCCTGCTGTAGGTAAGGTGGCTGTTGAAGCCAGAGCCATTCAGCGACTCGCCGCCAGCGGAAGATTCCGGAATGCTGGAGTTGACAAAATCGAGCGCCGCACGATAATTTTTCCAGCTCCTGAAGATGGCCAGATAACGGTAGTAGTTCGAGCCTTCAAGCGGAATCAGCCAGAATTTTTCCTTGTCAAACGGCGTAAAGCCGTCAAGCAGCTCGTTGTCGGAAAGGAAGAAAAATGGAAAGAACGGCTCGTCACGCCGGGTAACGCCATCAGGGGTTCTTATAAACAGGCGAATCTGCGTGTCATTGAGCTGATATGTACCGACAATGTTCTTTTCGGGGTCCTTGCCAAAAAGCAATTCATTACCGAGGGAAAAATCGACAAGGTTATTCATTGAGCCAGAAAGCAAGATTGAAAAAATGTTTCACGTGAAACGGAGTCACCTGCCAAGCCTGATCATGAGGATAGAGACGTCGGACGGTGAGATGCCAAGAATTCTTGAAGCCTGTCCGATGGTAGAAGGTCGATGCTTCAAGAGTTTTTCTTTTCCCTCACTGGATAGGGAGTTCAGCGAATCGTAATCGAAACTGTCGGGAATATGCAAAGAGTCGAGACGGGCTATTCGGTCAGCTACGAGTTGCTCTCGTTTGATATAACCCTCATACTTGATTTCGATCTGCACCTGCTCGGCAACCCTTGGGTCGCTGCACGACTCTCCGATAATGGTACGCAATGAGGCGGAGTGATGCAGAATGTCCAGGAGCTCTATGCCTGGGCGCTTGATCAAACTCAATGCGCTTATAGGGGTGTCGATCTCCTGTAAACCTTTGTTTTTGAGCAGAGCGTTGATCTCAGAAGGAGATACTCTGGTTCTCTTCAGCAGTTCGAGACAGCGCTGGATCTGTTTGGCAATCGATTCGGTTCGTGCGAGTTCACTGGATGAGACAAGACCGCAATCGTAACCAAACGTTCTCAAACGCAAATCGGCGTTGTCGTGCCGGAGGATGAGCCGATGTTCGGCCGAGGAGGTGAACATGCGATACGGCTCTCTCGTCTCTTTGGTGATGAGGTCATCGACGAGCACGCCGATGTAGGCCTGGTCTCGTCCGAGAATAAGGGAATCTTTTCCGAGAATCTTGCGAACCGCGTTGATCCCCGCCATGAGCCCTTGCGCAGCTGCCTCTTCGTAACCGGAGGTTCCGTTGATCTGACCGGCAAAAAAGAGGTTTGCGACGGGCCGGGTCTCCATCGTCGATCTGATCTGCCAGGGATGAAAGAAGTCATACTCGATGGCATAGCCGGGCCGGATCATTTTGACTTCTTCAAGGCCGGGAATGGAACGAAGACCGGAGATCTGGACATCTTCAGGCAGAGAGGTCGAAAATCCGTTGACATACATCTCGATGGTATCGACACCTTCAGGTTCGAGAAAAATATGGTGGCTGAGCTTGTCGGGAAACCTGTAGATTTTGTCCTCCACCGACGGGCAATAGCGCGGGCCAACCCCCTGAACCTTGCCGGTAAACAGCGGAGAGCGGTCGAAGCCGGTACGCAGGATGTCGTGGGTTTTTTCGGTGGTCTTGGTCAGATAGCAACTGACGAGGTTTCTCTGGGCCACGCTGTTCGATGAAAAGGAAAAGGGCACCGGATCAGCATCACCTGGTTGTTCGGTAACGATGTTGTAATCGACGCTACGCGAATCGATTCGCGGCGGCGTGCCAGTCTTGAGCCTGCCGAAAGAAAAGCCGAGCGAGACGAGCGATTCGGTCAATCCCTCGACAGGCGGCTCCGCTGTACTGCGACCTCCAGGGAAGTGATCCATGCCGACATGAATCAGACCATTCAGAAAGGTTCCGCAAGCGAGAATAGCCGCTTTTGCTTTGATCGCTCGACCGGATCGCACGGTGACGGCGCTGAACCTGCAAGATGAGGCTGATACACCGATAACCGTATCCTGTAGAATATCGATGTTTTTTTCATGCTCGATCACCCGCCTCATGTAAAGGCTGTAGAGCGTCTTGTCGGCCTGGGCTCGAGGAGAGTGCATGGCCGCTCCCTTGCTGCGATTGAGCATGCGGAACTGGATTCCCGTGGCATCGATGGCTTTGCCCATTTCTCCTCCGAG
This genomic window from Chlorobaculum limnaeum contains:
- a CDS encoding DNA polymerase domain-containing protein is translated as MNNLVDFSLGNELLFGKDPEKNIVGTYQLNDTQIRLFIRTPDGVTRRDEPFFPFFFLSDNELLDGFTPFDKEKFWLIPLEGSNYYRYLAIFRSWKNYRAALDFVNSSIPESSAGGESLNGSGFNSHLTYSRGDAITQFLMQTGKTLFKGMLFDDLYRLQLDIETYFRPERNDGNRKGIGEDPVIIVSLSDNRSWEHVIHSKGRSEKALLEELVCIIRQKDPDVIEGHNIFGFDLPYLQRRCELNGVRFAIGRDGQMPRSYPSSIRFAERTADFHFFDIPGRHVIDTYFLVQNYDTSKRVLPSYGLKAVAKFFGFASPNRTYVSYKDIASTWDNNPETLLAYALDDVRETREIAALLSGTNFCMTSMVPYTYANTSRLGPAAKIESVMIREYLRRKVSIPRPSIGQQHTGGFTEVFVKGILGPIVYADVESLYPSIMLSFGVCPKTDTLKAFPTILKDLRDLRFAAKKRAHEESAAGNRSVAYNFDAMQSSFKIIINAMYGYLGFSSGIFNDFDEADRVTTKGQEIARSMIREFESRGAQVIEVDTDGIFLVPPPHVVSEDDERRLVEEVSSTMPAGIRIAFDGRFRKMISYMKKNYVLLDYQDKLKLKGSAFVSRSGEKFGRDFIREGFILLLSDDIQGLHDLYIRYRDNLLNHRLDISDFSRTESIKTPLDQYAADVRSGKRSKSITYEIALRQGLEISKGDRMTYYISGSGNPASFVDKGRLAEEWKKEQPDENTGFYLKRLDEFTQKFLPFFKPQDFSTIFSADTLFAFSPVGIEIVREIRHLETEDIYRDETPF
- the mnmG gene encoding tRNA uridine-5-carboxymethylaminomethyl(34) synthesis enzyme MnmG, whose protein sequence is MYDVIVVGAGHAGCEAALAVARSGLHCLLVTSDLSAVARMSCNPAIGGVAKGQMTREIDALGGEMGKAIDATGIQFRMLNRSKGAAMHSPRAQADKTLYSLYMRRVIEHEKNIDILQDTVIGVSASSCRFSAVTVRSGRAIKAKAAILACGTFLNGLIHVGMDHFPGGRSTAEPPVEGLTESLVSLGFSFGRLKTGTPPRIDSRSVDYNIVTEQPGDADPVPFSFSSNSVAQRNLVSCYLTKTTEKTHDILRTGFDRSPLFTGKVQGVGPRYCPSVEDKIYRFPDKLSHHIFLEPEGVDTIEMYVNGFSTSLPEDVQISGLRSIPGLEEVKMIRPGYAIEYDFFHPWQIRSTMETRPVANLFFAGQINGTSGYEEAAAQGLMAGINAVRKILGKDSLILGRDQAYIGVLVDDLITKETREPYRMFTSSAEHRLILRHDNADLRLRTFGYDCGLVSSSELARTESIAKQIQRCLELLKRTRVSPSEINALLKNKGLQEIDTPISALSLIKRPGIELLDILHHSASLRTIIGESCSDPRVAEQVQIEIKYEGYIKREQLVADRIARLDSLHIPDSFDYDSLNSLSSEGKEKLLKHRPSTIGQASRILGISPSDVSILMIRLGR